In Cydia pomonella isolate Wapato2018A chromosome 1, ilCydPomo1, whole genome shotgun sequence, one genomic interval encodes:
- the LOC133528123 gene encoding uncharacterized protein LOC133528123, producing MTKSLSVIIFLQVVSSVFPKDLPDYIEVCKRDQSTINSCVRKSIERLRPKLAEGIPEFEVPPIEPFYIPELIVDSGNLIQFHAVGKDVQVSGAGNFSIKNVDVDLESLRISARVRFPRLHFVGRYVLDARLLVLPLHGAGTIVADAIKCDTEIVLHSQLVEREGVEYVQFSALDVRLDVRDYRVRLDGLFDGNKALGDAANEAINQSREEILRATKPYAERTVSKLFLDTANKIANIFPFDQLIPQ from the exons ATGACTAAGTCTCTCTCTGTAATCATTTTCTTGCAAGTTGTTAGCAGTGTTTTCCCGAAGGATTTAC CTGATTATATCGAAGTATGCAAGCGCGATCAGAGCACGATCAATTCGTGCGTTCGCAAATCAATCGAGCGGCTGCGACCCAAACTAGCTGAAGGCATACCGGAGTTTGAGGTGCCGCCGATAGAACCCTTCTACATTCCTGAG TTGATCGTCGACAGCGGCAACCTCATCCAATTCCACGCGGTCGGCAAGGACGTGCAGGTGTCTGGCGCGGGAaacttttctattaaaaatgTCGA CGTGGACCTGGAGTCACTGCGCATCAGCGCGCGCGTGCGCTTCCCGCGGCTGCACTTCGTGGGCCGGTACGTGCTGGACGCGCGGCTGCTCGTGCTGCCGCTGCACGGCGCTGGCACCATCGTCGCTGACGCCa TAAAGTGCGACACGGAGATAGTGCTGCACTCGCAGCTGGTGGAGCGCGAGGGCGTAGAGTACGTGCAGTTCTCGGCGCTGGACGTGCGCCTGGACGTGCGCGACTACCGCGTGCGCCTCGACGGGCTTTTCGACGGCAACAAGGCGCTCG GCGATGCGGCGAACGAAGCCATCAATCAAAGCCGGGAGGAGATCCTTCGTGCCACCAAGCCCTACGCCGAAAGAACTGTTTCCAAGCTCTTCCTTGACACTGCCAATAAAATTGCTAATATCTTCCCCTTCGATCAGCTGATACCGCAGTAG